The following are encoded together in the Longimicrobium sp. genome:
- a CDS encoding DUF4440 domain-containing protein, which yields MNTIRAALVAAALASIPTLAAAQPARARADSAAVAGTVGRFHAALAAGDSAAALALLTPDVEVLESGDRETRAEYRAHHLAADIEFARAVRSERGPVRVRVRGDVAWATAMSTTQGQFRGREVNSAGAELMVLVRTPAGWRIAAIHWSSHRRSQ from the coding sequence ATGAACACGATCCGCGCTGCCCTCGTCGCCGCCGCCCTCGCCTCTATCCCGACGCTCGCCGCCGCGCAGCCCGCGCGCGCCCGCGCCGACTCCGCCGCAGTCGCGGGCACCGTCGGCCGCTTCCACGCCGCGCTCGCCGCGGGCGACAGCGCGGCCGCGCTCGCGCTGCTGACGCCCGACGTGGAGGTGCTGGAGAGCGGCGATCGCGAGACGCGCGCGGAGTACCGGGCGCACCACCTGGCTGCGGACATCGAGTTCGCGCGCGCGGTGCGGTCGGAACGCGGCCCCGTGCGCGTCCGCGTCCGCGGCGACGTGGCCTGGGCCACGGCGATGAGCACCACGCAGGGCCAGTTCCGCGGCCGCGAGGTGAACAGCGCCGGCGCCGAGCTGATGGTGCTGGTGCGCACGCCCGCCGGGTGGCGCATCGCCGCCATCCACTGGTCGTCGCACCGCCGCTCGCAGTGA
- the mug gene encoding G/U mismatch-specific DNA glycosylase, giving the protein MTEKPRGPTPDEIRAAEGKTLPDVIAPGLDVLFCGINPGLYTAAVGHHFARPGNRFWKALHEGGFTPRVLSPWEERELLRYGCGITNVVARATAAAAELTPAELAEGARLLEARVERFRPRWLAVLGLGAYRTGFARPKAVMGWQEETVGGAGVWILPNPSGLNANYRPADFARLFRELKEATQIRR; this is encoded by the coding sequence GTGACGGAGAAGCCGCGCGGCCCCACGCCGGACGAGATCCGCGCGGCGGAGGGAAAGACGCTCCCCGACGTGATCGCGCCGGGGCTGGACGTGCTCTTCTGCGGGATCAATCCGGGGCTGTACACCGCCGCGGTGGGCCACCACTTCGCGCGTCCGGGAAACCGCTTCTGGAAGGCGCTGCACGAGGGGGGCTTCACGCCGCGCGTCCTGTCCCCATGGGAGGAGCGGGAGCTGCTGCGCTACGGCTGCGGCATCACCAACGTCGTCGCGCGCGCGACCGCCGCCGCGGCGGAGCTGACGCCCGCCGAGCTGGCCGAGGGCGCGCGGCTGCTGGAGGCGCGGGTGGAGCGATTCCGGCCGCGGTGGCTGGCGGTGCTGGGCCTCGGCGCGTACCGCACCGGCTTCGCCCGCCCGAAAGCGGTGATGGGGTGGCAGGAGGAAACGGTCGGCGGCGCGGGCGTGTGGATCCTCCCCAACCCCAGCGGCCTGAACGCCAACTACCGCCCCGCCGACTTCGCCCGCCTCTTCCGCGAGCTGAAGGAGGCGACGCAGATCAGGCGTTAG